In the Sinorhizobium arboris LMG 14919 genome, one interval contains:
- a CDS encoding recombinase family protein, translating into MLVRAYLRASTNEQDASRARAQLEAFAEKRGLIIAATYVENESGAKLARPELFRLLADARPGDILLIEQVDRLSRLTAEDWQKLRRELDARQVRVVALDLPTSWMLASSTDDFTARMFSAVNSMMLDVLAAVARKDYEDRRRRQAQGQAIAKAEGRYRGRAEDVTRNAGIASMLKAGMSWSQIQHATGASRATVAKISKRQAAAQPHPSEHR; encoded by the coding sequence ATGCTTGTACGAGCCTACCTTCGCGCTTCAACGAACGAACAAGATGCCAGTCGCGCCCGTGCGCAGCTTGAGGCCTTCGCCGAAAAGCGAGGCTTGATCATCGCCGCGACCTATGTTGAGAACGAGAGCGGTGCGAAGCTGGCTCGACCTGAACTATTCCGCCTGCTTGCAGATGCTCGCCCCGGCGACATCCTCCTAATCGAGCAGGTTGACCGCCTTTCCCGTCTGACCGCTGAGGATTGGCAGAAATTGAGACGCGAGCTCGATGCTCGGCAAGTTCGTGTCGTGGCGCTGGATCTACCGACGTCTTGGATGCTCGCTTCCTCCACCGACGACTTCACGGCGAGGATGTTCAGCGCAGTTAATTCGATGATGCTCGACGTGCTCGCCGCCGTTGCCCGTAAGGACTACGAGGATCGCCGCCGCCGACAGGCGCAGGGTCAAGCTATAGCAAAGGCGGAAGGGCGTTATCGCGGCCGCGCCGAGGACGTGACGCGGAACGCTGGCATCGCCTCGATGCTAAAAGCCGGAATGTCGTGGTCGCAAATACAGCATGCTACCGGGGCGTCCCGTGCAACAGTTGCAAAAATCTCCAAGCGTCAAGCTGCTGCACAGCCTCACCCGTCTGAACACCGCTGA
- a CDS encoding DUF2290 domain-containing protein, producing MSAVNFHRELSELVELLSANDLVLAPNSHKIVDMADGLRLVTWNSVQSEWSPARYGETSLSEYLEIIRGREFSALLIDGAILQVSYVFQGAHVRRHRATYIPCPIHFEADELRTSDGDFLPVEDFIDILGETELRTRTRTRPTFRFEYDPENAGENHPSSHLHMGKSRCRVPVKAPLKLAQFSRFVFKNLYPEEFASIADWQVPPPAAFEATISELERSELHIAF from the coding sequence ATGAGCGCGGTAAATTTTCACAGAGAGCTTTCCGAGCTCGTGGAATTATTATCGGCGAACGATCTCGTCCTGGCCCCCAATTCTCACAAGATCGTGGACATGGCAGATGGGCTACGCTTGGTCACATGGAACTCAGTGCAGAGCGAGTGGTCGCCAGCGCGATATGGCGAGACGAGCCTGTCGGAGTATCTTGAAATCATTCGCGGCAGGGAATTTTCAGCCCTGCTCATCGATGGCGCCATTCTACAAGTTAGCTACGTCTTCCAAGGCGCTCATGTCCGGCGGCATCGTGCCACTTACATCCCCTGCCCAATTCATTTCGAAGCGGACGAGCTTCGAACCTCGGATGGCGACTTTCTTCCGGTTGAGGACTTTATAGACATCTTAGGTGAGACGGAATTGCGGACGAGGACGAGAACGCGGCCAACATTTCGCTTTGAGTATGACCCAGAGAATGCAGGCGAGAACCACCCATCAAGTCACCTACACATGGGGAAATCACGATGCCGTGTTCCTGTAAAGGCTCCGCTAAAGCTCGCGCAGTTCTCTCGGTTTGTTTTCAAGAATTTATATCCTGAGGAGTTCGCTTCGATAGCCGATTGGCAGGTGCCGCCGCCGGCAGCGTTTGAAGCAACAATCTCGGAGCTAGAACGAAGCGAGCTTCACATCGCCTTTTAA
- a CDS encoding SDR family NAD(P)-dependent oxidoreductase: MTQGTALITGASSGIGAVYAERLARRGHDLILVARDFDRLKSLANRLSGEHGVVVTPLMADLTSAADLERVLAKLREDAGISLLVNCAGIGPSGALLGSDPNGLSKMVQLNVDVLHSLTATAAHTFARRRNGAIVNIASVVALMPERFNATYVATKAFVLALTQAISAELEPHGVRMQAVLPGFTRTEIFDRAGIDISAIPAGMMMDAGEMVDAALAGFDRGELVTIPSLADSELWEQHERTRRDLGPHLSLKHAAARYRPGGETR, from the coding sequence ATGACACAAGGAACAGCACTTATCACCGGAGCCTCATCGGGCATCGGCGCGGTTTACGCCGAACGTCTGGCTCGCCGGGGTCACGATCTCATTCTCGTCGCCCGCGACTTCGACCGCCTGAAATCACTAGCCAACCGTCTGTCGGGCGAACACGGCGTGGTCGTCACTCCTCTGATGGCAGACCTCACCAGCGCGGCCGATCTGGAACGGGTCCTAGCGAAGCTTCGCGAGGACGCCGGGATTTCCCTGCTGGTGAACTGTGCCGGCATCGGCCCGAGCGGCGCTTTGCTGGGATCGGACCCCAACGGACTCAGCAAAATGGTCCAGCTCAACGTCGACGTCCTGCATTCCCTGACCGCGACGGCGGCGCACACCTTTGCGCGCCGCCGCAATGGAGCGATCGTAAACATAGCTTCCGTTGTGGCGCTGATGCCCGAGCGTTTCAACGCGACCTACGTCGCGACAAAGGCGTTCGTTCTTGCTCTCACACAGGCGATTTCCGCAGAACTCGAGCCGCACGGCGTCCGAATGCAAGCCGTGCTTCCCGGCTTCACGCGCACCGAAATATTCGACAGAGCCGGCATCGACATCAGCGCGATCCCCGCGGGCATGATGATGGATGCGGGCGAGATGGTGGATGCGGCCCTAGCTGGCTTCGATCGTGGGGAGTTGGTGACGATCCCTTCGCTCGCCGACAGCGAACTCTGGGAGCAGCATGAAAGGACAAGACGAGACCTCGGGCCGCACCTCTCACTGAAACATGCGGCTGCGCGGTATCGGCCGGGAGGAGAGACGAGATGA
- a CDS encoding MBL fold metallo-hydrolase produces the protein MSEPRAVFLTRRDLLSASAAAAAAAMLPPTAYASDFHRFKHGAFDITVVSDGFITLPAEILLPDATPEERQVILPRLGGDDQGAPVQANIPLIRHGDDLMLVDNGSGTNFQASAGKLAANLKTLGIEPEDITKVVFTHAHPDHAGATTTSDAKVLYPNAHYFVSRAEWDFWTDKNFEAKMPQVLHGFAQGAQRDLFAVRDRLTLVKPGEEIVPGMLVVDTPGHTPGHISIELAGDGNLLVTGDACTNDVIFFEHPSWYFGFDSDAETALKSRQMLLDRAASEKLRMLGYHWAYPGIGYAERRGSGYAFVKA, from the coding sequence ATGAGCGAACCAAGAGCAGTGTTTCTGACGCGTCGCGACCTACTCTCAGCCAGCGCCGCGGCGGCCGCGGCCGCAATGCTTCCGCCAACCGCGTACGCCTCCGATTTCCATCGGTTCAAGCATGGCGCGTTCGACATCACCGTCGTCAGTGACGGTTTCATTACACTGCCGGCCGAAATACTCCTGCCGGACGCCACGCCCGAGGAGCGGCAGGTGATACTGCCGAGGCTCGGCGGCGACGACCAAGGCGCGCCTGTTCAGGCCAACATTCCACTCATCCGCCACGGAGACGACCTGATGCTGGTGGACAACGGCTCAGGAACGAACTTCCAGGCAAGCGCCGGGAAACTGGCCGCCAACCTCAAGACCCTCGGTATCGAACCGGAGGACATAACGAAGGTCGTCTTCACCCATGCCCATCCCGATCACGCGGGCGCGACGACCACCTCCGACGCCAAGGTTCTGTATCCCAATGCCCATTACTTCGTCAGCCGGGCCGAATGGGATTTCTGGACCGACAAGAACTTCGAAGCCAAGATGCCTCAAGTCCTGCACGGTTTCGCGCAGGGGGCCCAGCGCGACCTGTTCGCCGTGCGGGATCGACTTACACTCGTCAAACCGGGCGAGGAGATCGTACCTGGCATGCTGGTCGTTGACACCCCAGGCCATACGCCAGGTCACATCTCAATCGAACTCGCCGGCGACGGGAACCTCCTAGTCACAGGGGACGCCTGCACCAATGATGTCATCTTCTTCGAGCATCCTTCATGGTATTTCGGCTTCGACAGCGATGCGGAGACCGCGCTCAAAAGCAGGCAAATGCTCTTGGATCGGGCTGCGTCCGAGAAGTTGCGGATGCTCGGCTACCACTGGGCGTATCCAGGCATCGGGTATGCGGAGCGTCGCGGGAGCGGATATGCGTTCGTGAAGGCATAG
- the xth gene encoding exodeoxyribonuclease III, which yields MKIATYNVNGVNGRLDVLLRWLEEASPDVVCLQELKAPDPKFPVKAIEAAGYGAIWHGQKSWNGVAILARDREPTLTRKGLPGDPDDTHSRYIEAAIDGMVIGCLYLPNGNPYPGPKFEYKLAWFERMTAYAAKLLELHVPGILAGDYNVMPTELDVYKPERWVNDALFRVEVRDAYHRLLEQGWTDALRQLHPGERIYTFWDYFRNAFVRDAGLRIDHFLLSPDVAQRLSDSGVDKHVRGWEHASDHAPTWIELSDDLRRTTDDEG from the coding sequence GTGAAGATCGCCACCTACAACGTCAACGGGGTGAATGGCCGTCTGGATGTCCTGTTGCGGTGGCTGGAGGAGGCGTCGCCTGATGTCGTCTGCCTTCAGGAACTGAAGGCACCAGACCCGAAGTTCCCCGTCAAAGCTATCGAGGCTGCCGGATACGGAGCGATTTGGCACGGCCAGAAGAGTTGGAACGGCGTGGCGATCCTCGCCAGAGACAGGGAGCCGACGCTGACGCGCAAGGGCCTTCCCGGTGATCCGGACGATACCCACAGCCGCTATATAGAGGCAGCGATCGATGGCATGGTGATCGGCTGCCTCTATCTGCCCAACGGGAATCCCTATCCGGGACCGAAGTTCGAATACAAGCTGGCATGGTTCGAGAGGATGACGGCTTACGCGGCAAAGCTGCTGGAACTCCACGTGCCGGGGATCCTCGCTGGCGACTACAACGTCATGCCGACGGAACTCGACGTCTACAAACCGGAGCGTTGGGTGAACGACGCGCTGTTCCGCGTCGAGGTCAGAGACGCTTATCATCGCCTGCTTGAACAGGGCTGGACGGATGCCCTCCGCCAACTTCATCCTGGCGAGCGCATCTATACCTTTTGGGACTACTTCCGAAATGCTTTCGTCAGGGATGCCGGCCTTCGCATCGACCATTTCCTGCTCAGCCCGGATGTCGCCCAGAGGCTTTCGGATTCAGGAGTCGACAAGCATGTCCGCGGATGGGAGCACGCAAGCGATCACGCGCCGACTTGGATCGAACTTTCAGATGACCTACGGAGGACGACCGATGACGAAGGATGA